The following coding sequences lie in one Glycine max cultivar Williams 82 chromosome 19, Glycine_max_v4.0, whole genome shotgun sequence genomic window:
- the LOC100793200 gene encoding adenylyl-sulfate kinase 3 produces MATLSNSTNIFWQDCQIGRPERQKLLNQKGCVVWITGLSGSGKSTLACSLSRELHSRGKLSYVLDGDNLRHGLNKDLGFKAEDRTENIRRTGEVAKLFADAGLICVASLISPYRRDRDTCRAMLPDANFIEVFMNMPLELCEARDPKGLYKLARAGKIKGFTGIDDPYEPPINCEIEIKQENGNCPTPTMMAGQVVTYLENKGFLES; encoded by the exons ATGGCAACTCTGAGCAATTCAACTAATATCTTTTGGCAAGATTGTCAAATAGGAAGGCCTGAAAGGCAGAAGCTACTTAACCAAAAGGGATGTGTTGTATGGATTACTGGACTCAGCGGATCAG GAAAAAGCACATTGGCATGCTCCCTAAGCAGAGAACTGCACTCAAGGGGAAAGTTATCTTATGTCCTTGATGGAGATAACCTTCGGCATGGACTAAACAAGGATCTTGGTTTTAAAGCTGAAGATCGCACTGAAAATATTCGCAGAACTG gAGAAGTGGCAAAACTCTTCGCTGATGCTGGTTTAATATGTGTTGCTAGTCTGATATCTCCTTACAGAAGAGATCGAGACACTTGCCGTGCCATGTTACCTGATGCAAATTTTATTGAG GTTTTCATGAACATGCCTCTAGAATTGTGCGAGGCACGAGATCCAAAAGGCCTCTATAAGCTTGCTCGTGCAGGGAAAATCAAAG GTTTTACCGGCATTGATGATCCTTATGAACCGCCCATAAATTGTGAG aTTGAAATAAAGCAGGAAAATGGGAATTGTCCAACACCTACTATGATGGCTGGACAAGTAGTTACTTACTTGGAGAATAAAGGATTTCTTGAATCTTAg